From Dermochelys coriacea isolate rDerCor1 chromosome 23, rDerCor1.pri.v4, whole genome shotgun sequence, one genomic window encodes:
- the LOC119847146 gene encoding uncharacterized protein LOC119847146 isoform X6, producing MGLPPALLLMLCLCPVRQGLAPPDPGLLAQGRARLREAQTLARHPQLGACWAGALGRLDGGCQQLGEEQQSRIALAFAHCHLQRSGRPFPRCEASSSVRACTQHMDPVAFGVYTEFFTHAHSICYLLRSEAWQQQAESTVHRLVASSEGVAERLEETNQLAEQAARAQEATLRSQEQILRHGELLRQTLQDSSRGVREAFQDIQEAAGRQRLAFAEIVNRLSFLHHFLVGESHALGSFLYHLLTGSAALLLTSSQRTAGARRPLPAGWGYAAGCVWAPGWPSWPIASSPTATWPSRVGRCCRGCRRPGPRCSTSCRRQNTYWPSGAQTPARTMLNSPTRASRDPSPGRNKEPPGQSCSAPAAPRAGAGPRPASAPGRRDTPADGILRHTMFLCHWTGCAAMISGAGRP from the exons ATGGGGctgccccccgctctcctcctcATGCTCTGCCTCTGCCCTGTCCGCCAGGGCCTGGCTCCCCCAGACCCAGGGCTGCTGGCCCAGGGCCGTGCCCGGCTGCGGGAGGCCCAGACACTGGCCCGCCACCCGCAGCTGGGGGCCTGCTGGGCGGGGGCCCTGGGGAGGCTGGACGGGggctgccagcagctgggggaggagcagcaAAGCCGCATCGCCCTGGCCTTTGCCCACTGCCACCTGCAGAG GTCGGGTCGGCCCTTCCCTCGCTGCGAGGCCAGCAGCTCCGTCCGGGCCTGCACCCAGCACATGGACCCTGTGGCCTTCGGGGTCTACACTGAATTCTTCACCCATGCCCACAGCATCTGCTACCTCCTCCGCAGTGAGGCCTGGCAGCAGCAAGCTGAGAGCACCGTGCACAG gcTGGTAGCCAGTTCGGAGGGCGTAGCTGAGCGGCTGGAGGAGACCAACCAGCTGGCGGAGCAGGCAGCGCGGGCACAAGAGGCCACCCTGCGATCCCAGGAGCAGATCCTCCGCCATGGGGAGCTGCTGAGACAGACACTGCAGGACTCCTCCAGGG GTGTCCGGGAGGCTTTTCAGGACATACAGGAGGCAGCCGGACGGCAACGCCTGGCCTTCGCCGAGATCGTGAACCGCCTCAGCTTCCTGCACCACTTCCTGGTGGGGGAGTCCCACgccctgggctccttcctctACCACCTGCTGACCGGCAGCGCCGCCCTGCTGCTCACCTCCAGCCAGCGCACTGCCGGGGCCAG GAGGCCCTTGCCAGCTGGGTGGGGCTATGCCGCAGGCTGTGTGTGGGCGCCGGGCTGGCCGTCCTGGCCTATTGCGTCCTCACCTACCGCGACGTGGCCCAGCAGAGTcgggaggtgctgcaggggctgCAGGAGACCCGGGCCCAGATGCAGCACATCCTGCAGGAGACAG AACACCTACTGGCCCAGTGGGGCCCAGACCCCAGCCAGGACAATGCTGAATTCACCGACTCGGGCTTCCCGGGACCCCTCTCCCGGCCGGAACAAGGAGCCCCCTGGG cagagttgCTCAGCACCAGCAGCCCCAAGAGCCGGAGCCGGTCCCCGGCCCGCCAGCGCCCCCGGCCGCAGAGACACACCAGCCGACGGGATTCTGAGACACACAATGTTCCTGTGCCACTGGACAGG CTGTGCTGCTATGATCTCCGGCGCCGGCCGGCCCTGA
- the LOC119847146 gene encoding uncharacterized protein LOC119847146 isoform X7: MGLPPALLLMLCLCPVRQGLAPPDPGLLAQGRARLREAQTLARHPQLGACWAGALGRLDGGCQQLGEEQQSRIALAFAHCHLQRSGRPFPRCEASSSVRACTQHMDPVAFGVYTEFFTHAHSICYLLRSEAWQQQAESTVHRLVASSEGVAERLEETNQLAEQAARAQEATLRSQEQILRHGELLRQTLQDSSRGVREAFQDIQEAAGRQRLAFAEIVNRLSFLHHFLVGESHALGSFLYHLLTGSAALLLTSSQRTAGARRPLPAGWGYAAGCVWAPGWPSWPIASSPTATWPSRVGRCCRGCRRPGPRCSTSCRRQNTYWPSGAQTPARTMLNSPTRASRDPSPGRNKEPPGSCSAPAAPRAGAGPRPASAPGRRDTPADGILRHTMFLCHWTGCAAMISGAGRP, translated from the exons ATGGGGctgccccccgctctcctcctcATGCTCTGCCTCTGCCCTGTCCGCCAGGGCCTGGCTCCCCCAGACCCAGGGCTGCTGGCCCAGGGCCGTGCCCGGCTGCGGGAGGCCCAGACACTGGCCCGCCACCCGCAGCTGGGGGCCTGCTGGGCGGGGGCCCTGGGGAGGCTGGACGGGggctgccagcagctgggggaggagcagcaAAGCCGCATCGCCCTGGCCTTTGCCCACTGCCACCTGCAGAG GTCGGGTCGGCCCTTCCCTCGCTGCGAGGCCAGCAGCTCCGTCCGGGCCTGCACCCAGCACATGGACCCTGTGGCCTTCGGGGTCTACACTGAATTCTTCACCCATGCCCACAGCATCTGCTACCTCCTCCGCAGTGAGGCCTGGCAGCAGCAAGCTGAGAGCACCGTGCACAG gcTGGTAGCCAGTTCGGAGGGCGTAGCTGAGCGGCTGGAGGAGACCAACCAGCTGGCGGAGCAGGCAGCGCGGGCACAAGAGGCCACCCTGCGATCCCAGGAGCAGATCCTCCGCCATGGGGAGCTGCTGAGACAGACACTGCAGGACTCCTCCAGGG GTGTCCGGGAGGCTTTTCAGGACATACAGGAGGCAGCCGGACGGCAACGCCTGGCCTTCGCCGAGATCGTGAACCGCCTCAGCTTCCTGCACCACTTCCTGGTGGGGGAGTCCCACgccctgggctccttcctctACCACCTGCTGACCGGCAGCGCCGCCCTGCTGCTCACCTCCAGCCAGCGCACTGCCGGGGCCAG GAGGCCCTTGCCAGCTGGGTGGGGCTATGCCGCAGGCTGTGTGTGGGCGCCGGGCTGGCCGTCCTGGCCTATTGCGTCCTCACCTACCGCGACGTGGCCCAGCAGAGTcgggaggtgctgcaggggctgCAGGAGACCCGGGCCCAGATGCAGCACATCCTGCAGGAGACAG AACACCTACTGGCCCAGTGGGGCCCAGACCCCAGCCAGGACAATGCTGAATTCACCGACTCGGGCTTCCCGGGACCCCTCTCCCGGCCGGAACAAGGAGCCCCCTGGG agttgCTCAGCACCAGCAGCCCCAAGAGCCGGAGCCGGTCCCCGGCCCGCCAGCGCCCCCGGCCGCAGAGACACACCAGCCGACGGGATTCTGAGACACACAATGTTCCTGTGCCACTGGACAGG CTGTGCTGCTATGATCTCCGGCGCCGGCCGGCCCTGA
- the LOC119847146 gene encoding uncharacterized protein LOC119847146 isoform X10 gives MGLPPALLLMLCLCPVRQGLAPPDPGLLAQGRARLREAQTLARHPQLGACWAGALGRLDGGCQQLGEEQQSRIALAFAHCHLQRSGRPFPRCEASSSVRACTQHMDPVAFGVYTEFFTHAHSICYLLRSEAWQQQAESTVHRLVASSEGVAERLEETNQLAEQAARAQEATLRSQEQILRHGELLRQTLQDSSRGVREAFQDIQEAAGRQRLAFAEIVNRLSFLHHFLVGESHALGSFLYHLLTGSAALLLTSSQRTAGARLILLGLVGGNVYLERVISGLVLENTEAGSDPMNTYWPSGAQTPARTMLNSPTRASRDPSPGRNKEPPGSCSAPAAPRAGAGPRPASAPGRRDTPADGILRHTMFLCHWTGCAAMISGAGRP, from the exons ATGGGGctgccccccgctctcctcctcATGCTCTGCCTCTGCCCTGTCCGCCAGGGCCTGGCTCCCCCAGACCCAGGGCTGCTGGCCCAGGGCCGTGCCCGGCTGCGGGAGGCCCAGACACTGGCCCGCCACCCGCAGCTGGGGGCCTGCTGGGCGGGGGCCCTGGGGAGGCTGGACGGGggctgccagcagctgggggaggagcagcaAAGCCGCATCGCCCTGGCCTTTGCCCACTGCCACCTGCAGAG GTCGGGTCGGCCCTTCCCTCGCTGCGAGGCCAGCAGCTCCGTCCGGGCCTGCACCCAGCACATGGACCCTGTGGCCTTCGGGGTCTACACTGAATTCTTCACCCATGCCCACAGCATCTGCTACCTCCTCCGCAGTGAGGCCTGGCAGCAGCAAGCTGAGAGCACCGTGCACAG gcTGGTAGCCAGTTCGGAGGGCGTAGCTGAGCGGCTGGAGGAGACCAACCAGCTGGCGGAGCAGGCAGCGCGGGCACAAGAGGCCACCCTGCGATCCCAGGAGCAGATCCTCCGCCATGGGGAGCTGCTGAGACAGACACTGCAGGACTCCTCCAGGG GTGTCCGGGAGGCTTTTCAGGACATACAGGAGGCAGCCGGACGGCAACGCCTGGCCTTCGCCGAGATCGTGAACCGCCTCAGCTTCCTGCACCACTTCCTGGTGGGGGAGTCCCACgccctgggctccttcctctACCACCTGCTGACCGGCAGCGCCGCCCTGCTGCTCACCTCCAGCCAGCGCACTGCCGGGGCCAG GTTGATCCTGCTTGGCCTGGTGGGGGGCAACGTCTACCTGGAACGTGTGATCAGTGGACTCGTCTTGGAGAACACTGAGGCCGGCTCTGATCCAATG AACACCTACTGGCCCAGTGGGGCCCAGACCCCAGCCAGGACAATGCTGAATTCACCGACTCGGGCTTCCCGGGACCCCTCTCCCGGCCGGAACAAGGAGCCCCCTGGG agttgCTCAGCACCAGCAGCCCCAAGAGCCGGAGCCGGTCCCCGGCCCGCCAGCGCCCCCGGCCGCAGAGACACACCAGCCGACGGGATTCTGAGACACACAATGTTCCTGTGCCACTGGACAGG CTGTGCTGCTATGATCTCCGGCGCCGGCCGGCCCTGA